TCTGATTCAGGTTATCGATCAGTGCCTTATTCTGGTGCGCAAGAAATTTGAAAAAGCGCATATTAAAATAAAACAGGAGTTCGTTGGCGATTGTTTTACAGTGAAAGCCGACCCGCATCAGATCGAACAGGTTTTCGTTAATCTAATCATGAATGCATTTAAAGCGATGGACGAACATGGCGAATTAACCATCCGCGGCGTGTGTAAAAACGGTCGTACCGAGATTGCCATTATAGACAACGGTTGCGGTATTCCGCCCCAGGATATGGACCGCATATTCGATCCGTTCTACACGCAATTTGATTCCGGCACCGGCCTGGGGCTTTCGATTGTTCAAAAAATATTGACGCAACACAAGATCAAATATAAAGTGAATAGTAAAGTTGGAAAAGGAACAAGCTTTATCTTATATTTTAAAAGAGCATAACTTCGGAGAAATCAATGAAATTTCAGATACACATTGTGGATGACGAGCATACGGTAGCGCAATCTTTAAAAAGAATTTTAACCACCTCTGAACGCGAAATAGAGGTTTCAAACTCCGGTTACGAAGCGCTAAAAAAAACGGAAACAAAATCCTTTGACTTATTCATCCTTGATTACCGGCTGGGCGATATGGATGGCATTCAATTACTGGAACATTTGAAAAATACGAGCGCCGACGCCATCTATATTTTTATTACTGCCTTTGGCAATGTGGAAACGGCCGTGCGAGCCATGAAGGCCGGCGCGTTTGATTTCATCCAGAAGGACCAGAATCCGGAGGTTATTCGCTTTACCGTTCAAAGAGCGCTGGATACCATCCGTTTGCGCAAAGAGGTGGAGCTTTTGAAAAACTCTATCTTTCAGGAAAGAGGCCCCAGAAAAATGGTGGCAGAATCGCCGGTAATGAAAGAAATCTTGCAAATAGCCGAAAAGTACGCCCAGACCGATTGCACCATATTGATTACCGGAGAGACCGGAACCGGTAAAAATGTGCTGGCGGAGTTCATCCATTACCAGAGCAACCGCTTTAACAATCCCTTTTTAGCCATCAATTGCTGCACCATTCCGGCTAATTTAATGGAAAGTGAATTGTTTGGTTACGAAAAAGGCGCCTTTACCGGGGCGCACACCAACGGAAAAGTCGGACTGATTGAACGAGCCAATGAAGGCACCTTATTTCTGGATGAAATCGGCGAACTTACGCCCGACCTGCAGGCCAAATTGCTCTACATCATCGAGCGGCAGGAATTTTTGCGCATCGGCTCGGTGGAACCTCAAAAAGTAAATACGCGCATTATCGCGGCCACCAATGTGGACCTGGAAAAAATGATCGAAGAGAAGAATTTTCGTAGCGACCTGTATTATCGCTTAAACGTGGCCTCCATCAAACTGCCGCCCCTGCGAGAACGAAAGGAAGACATTTTACCTCTCAGCAAACTTTTTATTGAAGAATTCAACAAACGCTTTAATAAAAATGTAAAACAAATCGCCGATGACGCGGCAGACTACCTGATCAACGCCCCCTGGAAAGGCAATATCCGGGAACTCAAAAACTTACTGGAACGCGTCATGATTTTAACCGAAGAAGAGACGCTAAGCTTTCGGGAACTACAAAAAGCGTTTACCCCTTTTAGCAACGACCACTCGCCGGAAAAGAACGCGTTTTTTTCCTTGCACTTAAATCCATCGAAAGGAACCAATTTGCTGCAGGAAAGCCAGAAACAGCTGGTCATCCAGGCATTAAAGAAATGCAATTGCAATCGCAGTTCGGCAGCCAGAATGCTGGGCATTCCGCGCACCACACTAAATTTTTATTTAAAGAAATTTGATCTGCAATCTGAGGAGCCGGCGTTAAAAAACAGTTAAACGCGCAAGGCCTGAACAAAGCGCGCTGTTAACACCCACGGACGAGTGATTGCCGTGCCTACCACCACGGCAAAGGCGCCCAAATCCAGGCACTGTTTAGCTTGCTCCGGCTGCCAGATTCGTCCTTCGGCGATCACCGGCGTTTGATCGCCAACCTCTCCGACCAGTTCTTTTAAAAGATTGAAATCCGGTTCTTGCGGATCGAAACGGTGTGCGGTGTAGTCGGTATAACCGGCCAGCGTGGTACCGATCAAATCAAACCCCAGGCGCGCGGCTTCCACGCCTTCGTGCACGGTAGAAACATCGGCCATCAGCAAACAGTTAGAATGCATTCGGCCAAAATGGATCAAATCTTCCAGCCGCTCGCCGCCCGGACGTTCTCTTTGCGTGGCGTCCAACGCAATAACGGGTGCCCCGCTTTTGATGAGCGCTTTCAACTCTCTGATGGTTGGCGTAATAAATACATCGCTGTTTTCATGTTTCTTTTTGTACAGGGCGATGATCGGCACATCGAGCTTTTTTACCAGATGGCGCACATTTCGCGGCAGGTTGGCCCTAATTCCCACCGCGCCGCCCATCAACGCCGCGCGCGCCATGGCCAGAATCAGCGAGGGCCTGGCAAAGGGCTCCGGGGGCTCGGATTGGCAGGAAACGATCAAACCGCCTTTTAATTGATTTAACACCGTCGTTTTTTTCTCTTCCATCGTTACGCCCCCATTACCACCTTTACGCAAACAACAGGATCGTCATTTAGCCATCGGACGATTTGATCATTTTTTAGGTCGATTAAATTACCCGCAATGGAATGGCCATTCACTTCAATCTGCGCCACGCCTTTGTTTTTGCCAGAAGGATTTTCCACTTCTATTCTATAGGTTTTCCCTCTGAATTTTCTTTTGATCTTAAACTCTTTCCAGTCTGCCGGAACACATGGATCGATCAACAATCCCCGATAGGTGGGCCGCACGCCTAAAATGTAATCGACGGCGTCGCGCAACATCCAGACGGCCGATCCGGTTAACCAGGAGTGGCTGGCCTGGCCAAACGTGGGATGATCGGGGCTGGTCACATATTCGGCGTACACATAGGGTTCCACTTCATAACGATCGATATCCACCACGGGGTTCATGGGCAGGGCGCGTTTGTAGATGTTATAGGCCCGCTCGGCGCGCCCCAGCAGGCACTCGGCCAAAACGGCCCAGCTCACGGGATGGTTGAACACGGCCCCGTTCTCTTTTTTACCGGGAACGCAGCGCGTGGCCAGACCTATTTCAGGATCGATTTTGGTGTAGGCCGGATGTAAAATTTTAGGCCCTTTGGGCGTATCCAGATATTTTTGCACGGCGGCCATGCACTTTTGCGCCCTTTCGCCTTCGGCCACGCCGCTGATCACCGCCCAGGTTTGAGTGTTTAAAAAGATTTTACCCTCTTCATTCTGCGCGGAACCGATAACTTCTCCGCGATCATTGGTTCCGCGAATGTACCAGTCGCCATCCCAGGCGTATTTATTGATGCTTTCTTTTACCTTTTGGTACTCCTTCGCATAACGATCTTTTTCAGCGTTCAATTTCAGATAAGCGCACAGTTCAACCGTTTCTTTTAAGATGTAAGCCAGAAACATGGCCACCCACACGCTCTCTCCCTTTCCCTTTCGCCCCAGATAGTCCAGCGTGTCGTTCCAGTCGCCGGGACCAAAGCGGGGTAAATAGCGATCCGTTAACTGGCCCAGCGAAAAGTCAATGGCCCTGAACAGATGTTCGAGTATGGAAGCCTGCCCCTCATCGTAAAAAGGCGTTTTTTGTTTAAGGAAATCGAAATCACCGCTTTCTTTTAAATAGGTCATAATGGCCAGGGGTAGCCACAGGGGCGTATCGGAATGGCCGGTTTTTTCGCCGCTTCCGGAAAGCGGATGGTAAAGATGGAAGACGCTGCCATCGGCAAACTGGTACTGGCTCATTTCGACAATACGCTCTTTTACCCACTGCGGCCGGGGTATTACCGGCCCCATGATGTCCTGACAGGAGTCGCGAAAGCCGCGACCAAAGAGCAGCCCTCCATGGTAGTAAGAGGCATCCCGCGAAAAGCGAAAGGTTACCGAAGTCTGGTACTGATTCCAGACGTTCAGCATGGCGTTCATATCTTCATCGGGCGTTTGCGCCTGCACATGTGAAAGATATTCCTGCCAGTACGCTTTTAAACGTTTAAGCTCGGCGTCAACCATCTCCATGTCGCGATATTTTTGCACGATGGCAACGCCGTCCTGTTCAAAATTGTGGCGCGCTACAACGCCCAGCAAAACGGCAAAGTCCGCCGACTGACCGGGCGCCAGATTCACATTCATCTGTAAAACGCCCACAGCATCGCCAGCCGTTATTTCGGAATTGGCGCAGGCTCCCCGTTCCACAGCCAGCGGGTTGCTCTCCGAACGCCAGCGCCCGATAAAGCTGTTTTTGCTGCCATCCCAGCCGATAACCGGCAAAGATGAAGCCATAAACACATAGCGATCCCACGCCTCATTGGCCTGTTTGACCGTGGCGCCCTGGTAACGCACCCAGTATCTTTTTGAAGCAAACAATATTTGTTTTTGACGATTGAAAAACACTTCGTTAAAATGCTGGTCGTTGGGCTGATTGATTAAGTCCACCAGCGCATGCCCCAAACAGAGCTCCACAAAGGCAAACAGGTTTAATTTTATCGTTCTGTCGTTTTTGTTTTCCAGCCGTACGCGCCAAATTTCCAGGTCGTCGTCCAACGGCACAAAATAGGTGATTTCGTGCCTCAACTTTCGGTATTCCGATTGGATGGTTGTGTAATACACGCCATGTCGGCATTCATAAAAATCAAGCGCCGTTTCAGTGGGTTGCCAGGTGGGCGACCAGTAATGGCCGTCCTCTTCGTCCCGAATGTAAAGGTAGC
This sequence is a window from Caldithrix abyssi DSM 13497. Protein-coding genes within it:
- a CDS encoding sigma-54-dependent transcriptional regulator codes for the protein MKFQIHIVDDEHTVAQSLKRILTTSEREIEVSNSGYEALKKTETKSFDLFILDYRLGDMDGIQLLEHLKNTSADAIYIFITAFGNVETAVRAMKAGAFDFIQKDQNPEVIRFTVQRALDTIRLRKEVELLKNSIFQERGPRKMVAESPVMKEILQIAEKYAQTDCTILITGETGTGKNVLAEFIHYQSNRFNNPFLAINCCTIPANLMESELFGYEKGAFTGAHTNGKVGLIERANEGTLFLDEIGELTPDLQAKLLYIIERQEFLRIGSVEPQKVNTRIIAATNVDLEKMIEEKNFRSDLYYRLNVASIKLPPLRERKEDILPLSKLFIEEFNKRFNKNVKQIADDAADYLINAPWKGNIRELKNLLERVMILTEEETLSFRELQKAFTPFSNDHSPEKNAFFSLHLNPSKGTNLLQESQKQLVIQALKKCNCNRSSAARMLGIPRTTLNFYLKKFDLQSEEPALKNS
- a CDS encoding N-acetylmannosamine-6-phosphate 2-epimerase, encoding MEEKKTTVLNQLKGGLIVSCQSEPPEPFARPSLILAMARAALMGGAVGIRANLPRNVRHLVKKLDVPIIALYKKKHENSDVFITPTIRELKALIKSGAPVIALDATQRERPGGERLEDLIHFGRMHSNCLLMADVSTVHEGVEAARLGFDLIGTTLAGYTDYTAHRFDPQEPDFNLLKELVGEVGDQTPVIAEGRIWQPEQAKQCLDLGAFAVVVGTAITRPWVLTARFVQALRV
- a CDS encoding GH36-type glycosyl hydrolase domain-containing protein; the protein is MKRYGAFSEDKKEFVIKRPDTPLPWVNYISNGRYNGLISNTGGGFSFYLSPRDSRITRWRYNALPVDRPGRYLYIRDEEDGHYWSPTWQPTETALDFYECRHGVYYTTIQSEYRKLRHEITYFVPLDDDLEIWRVRLENKNDRTIKLNLFAFVELCLGHALVDLINQPNDQHFNEVFFNRQKQILFASKRYWVRYQGATVKQANEAWDRYVFMASSLPVIGWDGSKNSFIGRWRSESNPLAVERGACANSEITAGDAVGVLQMNVNLAPGQSADFAVLLGVVARHNFEQDGVAIVQKYRDMEMVDAELKRLKAYWQEYLSHVQAQTPDEDMNAMLNVWNQYQTSVTFRFSRDASYYHGGLLFGRGFRDSCQDIMGPVIPRPQWVKERIVEMSQYQFADGSVFHLYHPLSGSGEKTGHSDTPLWLPLAIMTYLKESGDFDFLKQKTPFYDEGQASILEHLFRAIDFSLGQLTDRYLPRFGPGDWNDTLDYLGRKGKGESVWVAMFLAYILKETVELCAYLKLNAEKDRYAKEYQKVKESINKYAWDGDWYIRGTNDRGEVIGSAQNEEGKIFLNTQTWAVISGVAEGERAQKCMAAVQKYLDTPKGPKILHPAYTKIDPEIGLATRCVPGKKENGAVFNHPVSWAVLAECLLGRAERAYNIYKRALPMNPVVDIDRYEVEPYVYAEYVTSPDHPTFGQASHSWLTGSAVWMLRDAVDYILGVRPTYRGLLIDPCVPADWKEFKIKRKFRGKTYRIEVENPSGKNKGVAQIEVNGHSIAGNLIDLKNDQIVRWLNDDPVVCVKVVMGA